In Leptospira bouyouniensis, the following proteins share a genomic window:
- a CDS encoding 1-acyl-sn-glycerol-3-phosphate acyltransferase, whose protein sequence is MQITYNDLKQAVLGSGPMGIIIASLLAEKYDSITLWIPDKEFVELLKKRRQTEIMGKTIELPDHIEIVSSLDSFGRDDWAFHVAVPSRSFLDSVHGLIDVLEPFNNYVFSFLTKGILDSKNRKKTGFITYSQYLQNYLAERNFNNASVAVVNGPSLLGEILEEKFSFFNIGSTEKTTAEYLSDVYTSHFINTSITDDVIGMEIVGVAKNPMAIASGIVSLLPRYGANLLGEILSVGFQEVRDLSMRYGARPDTVMGRSGLADFITTATSNKSRNRGFGQKIVGELLSGGEKLSIKDRIEIFFAPRSFIERESTKWHDNVEGTYALSILIELANEIRLPFTLHRTLFDVLTRKQPPGALIDLICGKKTESKNIPLVVQKKVGLNLTSGIDFQNLLVDRILKQISNVPGTISRVKKQSSAVIESTQKRLSKAKRKKQKLEEAKFESEVEIWQRFHNCQKDDELTSIKELVRFYVNEIADNYSPTVRESVLRFVAPIRLFSGGFLKGSMIPHIGGKTEVVKALSSKYNLLYAPTHRSHLDSVEVAYSLFHLGLPVPRYAAGINLMSNPFWEWMLKSLGAYAVDRERTRNSLYLECLTLYSQVMLEQGIPSLVYPEGTRSRTGGIVPVKTGLLTTAVNAFRSSGTEIVIVPISVSYETVPEDNQFCNMPEELGMAGFLAKRSNVYVEFCDPIPISEYAHTEDPTIELSYRITKGWKQYHKILPNQIVSKILVENDYSIEVSQSTMLVEDFISRHEGNYLTRDPEEIWEKGKKILEKRKMIEEANRMIHSKNDALILYYASMIPEDEDKKY, encoded by the coding sequence ATGCAAATAACCTATAACGACTTAAAACAAGCAGTTTTGGGTAGTGGCCCAATGGGTATCATTATCGCTTCCTTGCTGGCAGAAAAGTATGATTCGATCACTTTGTGGATCCCCGACAAAGAATTCGTAGAGCTTCTAAAGAAACGTCGCCAAACAGAAATTATGGGAAAGACAATTGAACTTCCCGATCATATTGAAATTGTTTCAAGTTTGGACTCTTTTGGAAGAGACGATTGGGCTTTTCATGTTGCAGTTCCTTCACGATCCTTTTTAGATAGTGTTCACGGATTAATTGATGTTTTAGAACCATTTAACAATTATGTTTTTTCATTTTTGACAAAAGGTATTTTGGATTCCAAAAACCGAAAAAAAACAGGATTTATCACCTACTCACAATACCTTCAAAATTATCTCGCTGAACGAAATTTTAATAATGCTTCTGTTGCAGTAGTCAATGGTCCATCTTTACTCGGTGAAATCTTAGAAGAAAAATTTAGTTTTTTTAATATTGGATCTACTGAAAAAACAACTGCTGAGTATTTATCAGATGTTTATACATCTCATTTCATCAATACCTCAATCACGGATGATGTGATCGGTATGGAAATTGTAGGTGTTGCTAAAAATCCAATGGCAATTGCAAGTGGGATCGTGTCCTTACTACCTAGGTATGGGGCTAATTTACTTGGAGAAATTTTATCAGTAGGTTTTCAGGAAGTTAGAGATCTTTCGATGCGTTATGGTGCAAGGCCTGACACTGTTATGGGTAGGTCTGGACTTGCTGATTTTATCACAACTGCAACCAGTAACAAAAGCAGAAACCGTGGTTTTGGACAAAAGATTGTCGGTGAACTATTGTCAGGTGGAGAAAAATTAAGCATTAAAGACAGAATTGAAATCTTTTTTGCACCACGTTCTTTCATTGAAAGAGAATCTACCAAATGGCATGACAATGTTGAAGGAACTTATGCCCTTAGTATCCTTATTGAACTTGCCAATGAAATTCGTCTCCCTTTTACTTTACACAGAACTTTATTTGATGTACTAACAAGGAAACAACCACCTGGTGCCCTCATCGATCTCATCTGTGGTAAAAAAACCGAATCAAAAAATATACCTCTTGTTGTGCAGAAAAAAGTTGGTCTCAACTTAACATCTGGTATTGATTTTCAAAACTTACTCGTCGATCGAATTTTAAAACAAATCAGTAATGTTCCTGGTACAATCTCTAGAGTCAAAAAACAATCATCAGCAGTTATCGAATCCACACAAAAGAGACTTTCGAAAGCAAAACGAAAAAAACAAAAATTAGAAGAAGCAAAGTTTGAATCGGAAGTGGAAATTTGGCAACGTTTTCATAATTGCCAAAAGGATGACGAACTAACTTCAATCAAAGAATTAGTCCGATTTTATGTGAACGAAATCGCTGACAATTATAGTCCTACTGTTCGTGAGTCTGTGCTACGATTTGTGGCGCCAATCCGTTTGTTTTCAGGTGGATTTTTAAAGGGCTCAATGATTCCTCACATTGGCGGAAAAACGGAAGTAGTCAAAGCTCTGTCTTCGAAATACAATTTATTATATGCACCTACTCACAGATCCCATCTTGATTCAGTGGAAGTCGCTTATTCATTATTCCATTTAGGATTACCTGTGCCTCGTTATGCGGCAGGAATCAATTTAATGTCTAACCCATTTTGGGAATGGATGTTAAAGTCACTAGGTGCGTATGCGGTGGATCGAGAAAGGACTAGGAACAGTTTGTATTTGGAATGCCTCACTTTATACTCACAAGTCATGTTGGAACAAGGTATCCCATCGCTTGTGTATCCAGAAGGTACAAGATCAAGGACTGGTGGCATCGTTCCAGTAAAAACAGGACTTCTCACAACAGCTGTTAATGCATTTCGAAGTTCAGGAACGGAGATTGTGATTGTTCCTATATCTGTCTCTTATGAAACCGTACCCGAAGACAATCAGTTTTGTAATATGCCAGAAGAGTTAGGAATGGCAGGATTTTTAGCAAAACGATCCAATGTATATGTTGAATTTTGTGACCCGATTCCAATATCTGAGTATGCTCATACTGAAGATCCAACTATTGAATTGAGTTACCGGATTACAAAAGGTTGGAAACAATATCATAAAATATTACCAAACCAAATTGTATCAAAAATTTTAGTCGAAAACGATTATTCTATCGAAGTTTCGCAAAGCACTATGTTAGTTGAGGATTTTATTTCTCGCCATGAAGGCAATTATCTCACTCGTGACCCAGAAGAAATTTGGGAAAAGGGAAAGAAGATTTTAGAAAAACGAAAGATGATTGAAGAAGCCAATCGAATGATTCATTCTAAAAATGATGCTTTGATTCTCTATTATGCGAGTATGATCCCTGAGGACGAAGACAAAAAATATTGA
- a CDS encoding DUF4442 domain-containing protein, whose product MKNISWKKRFKIWLYNFYPPYIGAGIRIKKIAKDLSFFQVEMKLKFYNKNYVGVHFGGSLYSMCDPFFMLILLEQLGSDFIVWDKVGSMVFVKPGKGKVTAKFSIPLEDIQRIKSEIESKRKGEFHFSTNVVDETNDIVATLDKTIYIRKRGRLPVQNG is encoded by the coding sequence ATGAAAAACATCTCTTGGAAAAAACGATTTAAGATTTGGTTGTATAATTTTTATCCACCATATATTGGTGCTGGAATACGGATCAAAAAAATTGCAAAAGATTTATCTTTTTTCCAAGTGGAAATGAAACTAAAGTTTTATAACAAAAACTATGTTGGTGTTCATTTTGGTGGATCTTTGTATTCTATGTGTGATCCATTTTTTATGTTAATTCTCTTGGAACAATTAGGATCTGATTTTATTGTTTGGGACAAAGTGGGATCGATGGTATTTGTCAAACCAGGCAAAGGAAAGGTGACAGCAAAATTTTCGATACCATTAGAAGACATTCAAAGGATCAAAAGTGAAATTGAATCCAAACGGAAAGGCGAATTTCATTTCAGTACAAATGTTGTAGATGAAACCAATGATATCGTGGCTACCTTAGACAAAACGATTTACATACGAAAACGGGGAAGGCTCCCCGTACAAAACGGATAG
- a CDS encoding DMT family transporter produces MNLKFLLLLILAMVSWGIAWPFGKMVAGMIPIPVLVFWRFLVTFFSVIPLLYIMRLPMRLKTGKDYWNVLIGGIIYTLYNQFFFLGLKNGLPGAGGVLVTTLNPIVTFFIVVLVQKKTITKRQVLGLFFGFIGGLVILQVWKISINYLLLSGNLFFLLCSFVWAILSLNSQKTGKSMSPITYSFYVYGIGSVLELLFCWNDPSFWKVSEFGYKFWFAIFYLSVISTTFGTTVYFYAATKLGSEIASSFIFIVPLSAYLSSYLILDEVIQIPVIIGGSLAMLAVYLINSKYKKKDKLD; encoded by the coding sequence TTGAACTTAAAATTTTTATTACTTTTGATCCTTGCAATGGTTTCCTGGGGGATTGCATGGCCATTTGGAAAAATGGTCGCAGGAATGATTCCAATCCCAGTTCTTGTCTTCTGGAGATTCCTTGTTACCTTCTTTTCAGTGATTCCTCTTCTCTACATCATGCGTTTACCGATGAGATTAAAAACAGGAAAGGATTATTGGAATGTTTTGATCGGAGGAATCATATATACACTTTATAATCAATTTTTTTTCCTAGGTTTAAAGAATGGATTACCTGGTGCTGGTGGAGTATTGGTAACAACCTTGAATCCGATTGTAACCTTCTTTATCGTTGTTTTAGTTCAGAAAAAAACGATTACCAAACGTCAAGTTTTGGGATTATTTTTTGGATTTATTGGTGGACTTGTAATCTTACAAGTTTGGAAAATCAGTATCAATTATCTATTGTTATCTGGTAATTTGTTTTTTCTTCTCTGTTCTTTTGTATGGGCAATTCTTTCGCTCAATAGCCAAAAAACAGGCAAATCGATGTCTCCCATCACTTATAGTTTTTACGTTTATGGAATTGGTTCTGTTTTAGAACTTTTGTTTTGTTGGAATGATCCAAGTTTTTGGAAGGTATCTGAATTTGGGTATAAATTTTGGTTTGCCATTTTTTATCTATCGGTGATTTCCACTACCTTTGGAACAACGGTATATTTTTATGCGGCCACAAAACTTGGATCCGAAATCGCAAGTAGTTTTATCTTTATAGTTCCACTTTCCGCTTACTTAAGTAGTTATTTGATATTAGACGAAGTAATCCAAATCCCTGTCATCATAGGAGGAAGTTTAGCGATGTTAGCTGTTTATCTTATCAATTCCAAATATAAAAAAAAGGATAAGTTGGATTGA
- a CDS encoding AEC family transporter — MENFLLLGICFGLGLLFRRLPQFPETTPKVLNGFILFVSLPSLVLYHVHELKIGVSSVLPTSMPWLVFGFALLFFLGLYKLKVMSFPTTVCLVLTAGLGNTSFVGFPLLETYLGKESLGYGILSDQLGTFMVLSFPGIILASIAMDGKWDFLTLVKRVLGFAPIYALLFAILTRQWEYPNSFKIVLLRLGDTLTPLALVSVGFMLDLRTIAGHGKYLLLGLGFKLVLAPILVYFVYAPIKEDQLLFQTILFESAMAPMVTSTVITIEKNISPHLASLMLGIGIPVSFVTTYCLNYLIKGNFI; from the coding sequence ATGGAAAATTTTTTATTACTTGGAATCTGTTTTGGATTAGGTTTACTCTTTCGTAGGTTACCTCAGTTTCCAGAGACAACTCCGAAAGTACTGAATGGTTTTATTTTATTTGTCTCCTTACCTTCACTTGTGTTATACCATGTGCATGAATTAAAAATTGGCGTATCATCCGTTTTACCAACATCGATGCCATGGCTGGTATTTGGTTTTGCACTTTTGTTTTTTTTAGGATTATACAAACTCAAAGTGATGTCCTTCCCAACAACGGTTTGTTTGGTGTTAACCGCTGGACTTGGTAATACTTCATTTGTTGGATTCCCCTTACTAGAAACTTACTTAGGAAAGGAATCGCTAGGGTATGGAATTCTTTCAGACCAACTTGGAACTTTTATGGTATTGAGTTTTCCTGGAATCATCCTCGCATCCATTGCCATGGATGGAAAATGGGATTTTTTAACTTTGGTGAAACGAGTTCTTGGATTTGCACCTATTTATGCTTTGTTGTTTGCAATTCTTACAAGACAATGGGAATATCCCAACTCATTCAAGATCGTATTATTGCGTTTAGGTGATACCTTGACTCCACTTGCATTAGTTTCAGTAGGATTTATGTTGGATTTGAGAACCATCGCCGGTCATGGAAAGTATTTGCTCTTAGGTTTGGGATTTAAATTGGTTTTAGCTCCAATTCTCGTTTATTTTGTTTATGCTCCCATTAAAGAAGACCAATTACTCTTCCAAACAATACTTTTTGAATCGGCAATGGCACCAATGGTTACTTCGACGGTTATCACAATTGAAAAAAATATATCTCCTCATCTAGCAAGCCTTATGTTAGGAATTGGGATTCCTGTTTCTTTTGTAACAACTTATTGTTTGAATTATTTGATTAAAGGAAACTTCATTTGA
- a CDS encoding acyl-CoA dehydrogenase family protein, producing MSHHISEHPSLQPFDISEYKGLRGKNFYDMDPALQRMVDRYSVTYEPTHKQAMVDHIRKYGELVGGILDELTEECHKEGKYGEVVKYDRTGKRIDFIKYSEEQKLARKISYDHGVVNLDFHPEWKFEFTHIHRYALTYLMNLNGEGGVACPLAMTDGMILALKKIGTEEQKNKYLPLVAGKGSRSHFMAGQYVTERVGGSNVSANRTIAKKLPNGKWELTGEKWFCSNPGDLWVTTAKMEGTNTVGMFLVPRIKDNGELNGHHILRKKDIIGSRGKITVEIIYDKVEAEEFGRPGHGLVNLIRYIIKTSRLHVGLGACGNARRSVMEASEYAKFRTAYGKKILEFPSFVKTLAEMQILQTANCFVNFRSVALAETGDDAAEITVPLLKYKSSSQASYITQKAILSLGGNGIIGDFSPLPRLHNDSIINETWEGTHLIITDHCLHALQKPKVYAAFQTLLDQLTSEVSGITELQNVYSLFQLKRKELEQCLKEESKDWKDMNRVYIADVTYNVLVLAEFLEQTVHDIKEKLPTKYLYFAKGYAEMVCDGLEAPRQKDGVFFDSKALETFLSF from the coding sequence ATGAGTCACCATATTTCTGAACATCCATCTTTACAACCGTTTGATATTTCCGAATACAAAGGCTTACGAGGTAAAAATTTTTACGATATGGATCCTGCCTTACAGAGAATGGTGGATCGTTATTCGGTAACATACGAACCCACACACAAACAAGCGATGGTTGATCATATCAGAAAGTATGGGGAACTCGTGGGTGGGATTTTGGATGAACTCACTGAAGAGTGCCATAAAGAAGGGAAATACGGCGAAGTGGTCAAATATGACCGCACTGGCAAACGAATTGATTTTATAAAGTATTCAGAAGAACAAAAACTGGCACGAAAAATTTCTTATGATCATGGTGTGGTCAATTTGGATTTCCATCCAGAATGGAAATTTGAATTCACACATATCCATCGTTATGCACTTACGTATTTGATGAATTTGAATGGAGAAGGTGGAGTTGCTTGTCCTTTGGCAATGACAGATGGAATGATCCTTGCCTTAAAAAAAATTGGAACTGAAGAACAAAAAAATAAATATCTCCCACTTGTTGCAGGCAAAGGGAGTCGTTCTCATTTTATGGCAGGTCAATATGTAACCGAACGAGTAGGCGGAAGTAATGTTTCAGCGAATAGAACCATCGCTAAAAAACTACCGAACGGCAAATGGGAGTTAACTGGTGAAAAATGGTTTTGTTCCAATCCAGGTGATTTATGGGTAACCACAGCGAAAATGGAAGGAACGAATACAGTGGGGATGTTTTTAGTTCCAAGGATCAAAGACAATGGAGAACTGAATGGCCACCACATCCTTCGTAAAAAAGACATCATCGGTTCTCGTGGTAAGATAACCGTTGAGATCATTTATGACAAAGTTGAAGCGGAAGAGTTTGGTCGCCCCGGTCATGGCCTTGTGAATTTAATTCGTTATATCATCAAAACTTCAAGGTTACATGTTGGCCTTGGGGCTTGTGGAAACGCAAGAAGGTCTGTGATGGAAGCTTCTGAATATGCAAAGTTTCGTACTGCTTATGGTAAAAAAATCTTAGAATTCCCTTCCTTCGTGAAAACATTAGCAGAGATGCAAATCTTACAAACAGCAAATTGTTTTGTTAATTTTCGATCAGTTGCTCTAGCAGAAACAGGTGATGATGCTGCGGAGATTACAGTTCCACTTTTAAAATACAAATCTTCTTCACAAGCAAGTTATATTACACAAAAAGCAATTCTTTCGTTAGGTGGAAATGGGATCATCGGAGACTTCTCGCCACTCCCAAGATTACACAATGACTCTATTATCAATGAAACTTGGGAAGGAACCCATTTGATCATCACAGACCACTGTCTACATGCCTTACAAAAACCAAAGGTTTATGCTGCATTCCAAACTTTATTAGACCAACTTACTTCCGAGGTAAGTGGCATTACTGAATTACAAAATGTGTATAGTCTTTTTCAATTAAAACGAAAAGAGTTGGAACAGTGTTTGAAGGAGGAATCTAAAGACTGGAAAGATATGAATCGAGTTTATATCGCCGATGTCACATACAATGTATTGGTGTTGGCAGAATTTCTTGAACAAACAGTTCACGATATCAAGGAAAAACTTCCAACCAAGTATTTATATTTTGCGAAAGGGTATGCTGAAATGGTTTGTGATGGTTTAGAGGCACCAAGGCAAAAGGATGGCGTGTTTTTCGATTCTAAGGCACTTGAGACCTTCCTGTCCTTTTAG
- a CDS encoding molecular chaperone DnaJ, giving the protein MVQKTETKKAKQILHDVIFELQNVSESMQWFLPYDRLSELLEIRKEECLRKVYQFKAAKPQMTLSGGFHEVDGDLLVDFLAWILELDEVAEEFLKGGIFFSERPLYELRESYKSLIQKTIANHKLDQELILLLTAATIDFDDAVDSYLMDKFEIDFFVRRSIHQFLEKFDIHPEYGAEEFLYEYLKSLIPTKILNFRDITREFRDRTYYELYGRFREAKKKKKKKLVQTVTDEVKDLLAFFDLEPGANISDVKKKFKELLKKYHPDINKKGEEMTKRIILKYNRLVELIGT; this is encoded by the coding sequence ATGGTCCAAAAAACGGAAACAAAAAAGGCCAAACAGATTTTGCATGATGTCATTTTTGAACTGCAAAACGTTTCCGAATCCATGCAATGGTTTCTGCCATACGACCGTCTTTCGGAACTTCTAGAAATACGAAAAGAAGAGTGCCTACGTAAAGTTTATCAATTCAAAGCTGCCAAACCACAGATGACATTGTCCGGTGGATTCCATGAAGTTGATGGTGACCTACTTGTAGATTTTTTGGCTTGGATTCTAGAATTAGATGAAGTTGCAGAAGAATTTTTAAAAGGTGGGATATTTTTTAGCGAACGTCCGTTATATGAACTGAGAGAATCCTACAAATCACTTATCCAAAAAACGATCGCTAACCATAAATTGGATCAAGAATTAATCCTCCTCCTGACAGCTGCTACGATTGATTTTGATGATGCTGTGGATTCTTATCTAATGGATAAATTTGAAATCGATTTTTTTGTGAGAAGGTCCATCCACCAATTTTTGGAAAAATTCGATATCCACCCTGAATACGGTGCAGAAGAATTTTTATATGAATATTTAAAAAGTTTAATCCCTACAAAAATACTAAATTTCAGAGACATCACAAGGGAATTTCGAGATCGCACCTATTATGAGTTATATGGTAGATTTAGAGAGGCAAAAAAGAAAAAGAAGAAAAAACTTGTGCAAACTGTCACAGACGAAGTAAAGGACTTACTTGCTTTTTTTGATTTGGAACCAGGTGCTAACATCAGCGATGTTAAAAAGAAATTCAAAGAACTATTGAAAAAATACCATCCTGATATCAATAAAAAAGGGGAAGAGATGACAAAACGTATCATCTTAAAATATAATCGTTTGGTGGAATTGATCGGGACATAA
- a CDS encoding YceI family protein has translation MKKFIITIIILLSAIQLQAIEVSHKQIEFFVDHTAQNVTGICNEIQIENPNLQSFGGQYRLRSPFEIKIPILKITSGDSGRDSHMHEILGSPEFQVIHVKVESINQSKTNLQIYAIKGKLTIRGKSKEFVTDANVQVLESGLLHVNGTLGVKFSDFELENPTLLFMKAKDVIQVKYQFDLRMK, from the coding sequence ATGAAAAAGTTTATAATTACAATCATTATTTTGTTGTCTGCAATCCAATTACAGGCAATTGAAGTATCCCATAAACAAATTGAATTTTTTGTAGATCATACAGCTCAAAATGTAACTGGAATTTGTAATGAAATTCAAATTGAAAATCCAAACTTACAATCCTTTGGCGGACAGTATCGTTTACGATCTCCTTTCGAAATCAAAATCCCAATCTTAAAAATTACGTCTGGTGATTCTGGCCGTGATTCCCATATGCATGAAATTTTAGGTTCACCAGAGTTCCAAGTGATACACGTCAAAGTAGAATCGATCAACCAATCCAAAACAAATCTTCAAATTTATGCGATCAAAGGGAAATTGACAATTCGAGGAAAAAGTAAAGAGTTTGTGACAGATGCCAACGTGCAAGTTTTAGAATCTGGTTTATTACATGTTAATGGAACTTTGGGTGTTAAATTTTCGGATTTTGAATTGGAAAATCCAACATTGCTATTTATGAAAGCAAAAGATGTAATTCAAGTGAAATACCAATTTGACTTACGAATGAAATGA
- a CDS encoding SanA/YdcF family protein codes for MTNRDSYINKTLRFLSRVKWKSLFLGFAIIFGILGFVTLASNLGFWLVYQNSIHTNNSSEIPEAEVAIVPGAAVYGKTPSPILMDRLVCGLELYKQGKVKKILLSGDNGKTDYNELRPMLEYMLSHQVKPDDIFVDHAGFRTLDTLIRAKEVFLVKKAIFVSQSFFLPRAIYLGKELELELYGYECNLRTYKKETYYLFRELSARMLAWWDIQWDTPPKYLGKPYPIEGSGMSTWKGSIPVTIPK; via the coding sequence ATGACGAACCGCGATTCCTACATAAATAAGACGCTCCGATTCCTTTCCAGGGTCAAGTGGAAATCCCTGTTTCTGGGTTTCGCGATCATTTTTGGAATTCTTGGTTTTGTCACATTGGCTTCCAATTTAGGTTTTTGGCTTGTCTATCAGAACTCCATTCACACTAACAATTCCTCGGAAATCCCTGAAGCGGAAGTTGCTATTGTTCCCGGTGCCGCAGTATATGGAAAAACTCCATCTCCCATCCTAATGGACCGATTGGTTTGCGGTTTGGAATTGTACAAACAAGGAAAGGTCAAAAAGATTTTACTCTCTGGTGACAATGGGAAAACCGATTACAATGAACTTCGTCCTATGCTTGAGTACATGTTGTCACACCAAGTAAAACCAGATGATATCTTTGTCGACCATGCAGGTTTTCGAACACTGGATACATTGATTCGCGCAAAAGAAGTGTTTTTGGTAAAAAAAGCAATATTTGTTAGCCAATCCTTTTTTTTACCAAGAGCGATTTATTTAGGAAAGGAACTTGAACTAGAGTTATACGGTTACGAATGCAATTTAAGAACGTATAAAAAAGAAACTTATTATTTATTTCGAGAATTATCTGCAAGGATGCTTGCTTGGTGGGACATCCAATGGGATACTCCTCCTAAGTATTTAGGAAAACCATATCCGATTGAAGGTAGTGGGATGAGCACTTGGAAAGGATCAATTCCTGTTACGATTCCAAAATGA
- a CDS encoding M23 family metallopeptidase translates to MKKKIKEITSVFSQDNPKIKKQIDKVKEKGHQRMTILVIPHGYDSSFHFQISHFTILFFLGLTLGLLSLAIFGIVRSNNTQTQINQLSKIYGTYFDTYITHANQLEEMKEEYSKLNESMLELFTLIDGQDDELLKIPAEDFIETAAIESLQKEEKEDKQLDVGRKYLSEIYELRQLKHRMDNYQRLVETNFQFLYQRSDILSRSPLFNPMYSYNLTSPFGMRKSPTTGYWEYHDGLDMANATGTPIYAAAPGRVVRVTYSNVGYGHHVIIQHDFGFSTLYGHCSRIYVRSGQEVKAGEQIAEVGATGNVTGPHLHYEIFISEEGKTDPEQYMQAGVY, encoded by the coding sequence ATGAAGAAAAAAATTAAAGAGATTACGTCTGTTTTTTCACAAGACAATCCGAAAATCAAGAAACAGATTGATAAGGTGAAAGAAAAAGGTCACCAGCGGATGACCATTCTTGTCATACCTCATGGATATGATAGTTCTTTCCACTTTCAAATTTCTCACTTTACCATCCTATTTTTTTTAGGCCTCACTTTAGGTCTATTGAGTTTAGCGATTTTTGGAATTGTTCGCTCCAATAATACGCAAACACAAATTAACCAACTCTCCAAAATTTATGGAACTTATTTTGATACTTATATCACTCATGCCAACCAATTAGAAGAAATGAAAGAAGAGTATTCCAAACTGAATGAAAGTATGTTGGAACTTTTCACTCTGATTGATGGACAAGATGATGAACTTTTAAAAATTCCTGCAGAAGATTTTATCGAAACTGCTGCAATTGAATCACTCCAAAAAGAAGAAAAAGAAGACAAACAATTGGATGTAGGTCGAAAATATCTAAGCGAAATCTATGAACTTAGACAACTAAAACACCGAATGGACAATTACCAACGTTTGGTGGAAACGAATTTTCAATTTTTATACCAACGCTCAGATATTTTATCTAGATCACCATTATTCAACCCTATGTATTCATACAATTTAACTTCTCCATTTGGTATGCGGAAGTCACCTACCACTGGTTATTGGGAATATCATGATGGATTGGATATGGCAAATGCCACAGGGACACCTATTTATGCTGCTGCACCTGGCCGTGTGGTCCGAGTAACCTATTCCAATGTTGGGTACGGACACCATGTAATCATCCAACATGACTTCGGCTTTAGTACGTTATACGGTCATTGTTCTAGAATTTATGTAAGATCAGGCCAAGAAGTAAAAGCTGGAGAACAAATTGCAGAGGTAGGAGCCACTGGAAACGTAACCGGACCTCACTTACACTATGAAATCTTTATTTCGGAAGAAGGAAAAACCGATCCTGAACAGTACATGCAAGCTGGAGTTTACTGA